In one Butyrivibrio proteoclasticus B316 genomic region, the following are encoded:
- a CDS encoding anti-sigma factor family protein: MTCKDADKAIARFLDDDLDNRELADFLNHIETCPVCKEELTIQFLVKVGMQRLEDGNTFNLKAELDMLLRDARKKLLGRRYLVLTSYILELLVLALAAATVVLAITIG, from the coding sequence ATGACATGTAAAGATGCAGATAAGGCCATCGCTCGTTTTCTGGATGATGACCTTGATAATCGGGAATTGGCCGATTTTTTAAACCATATAGAGACATGTCCTGTATGTAAGGAAGAGCTTACTATTCAGTTTCTGGTCAAGGTAGGTATGCAGAGACTTGAGGATGGCAATACATTTAACCTTAAGGCCGAGCTTGATATGCTGCTAAGAGATGCCAGGAAGAAGTTGCTTGGAAGGCGTTACCTTGTGCTGACCAGTTATATTCTGGAGCTTCTTGTACTGGCGCTTGCAGCTGCTACAGTAGTTCTGGCTATTACGATTGGATAA
- a CDS encoding HD-GYP domain-containing protein, with product MKLLSVDKLEPGFVVSENIYTIDDRLVLPKGTVLDEKDIARIKAYSLYNIFVEDKKMDVEPKKEASQDDLSYAEKLRQTEEFIKFKQHIEENAEKLEESFRMIANGTMQLDIDKLTEPVYHLFVEAGGTAGIFDMLHNLRDSSDAVYMHSLNVSLISNTIASWMRLSNDEIQLATAGGLIHDIGKMMMPPELVNKTTPLTEYEKKAMREHVVKGYDLVKDKDIDTHIKNCVLMHHEHRDGSGYPLGLKNGKIDPIASIVIVANAYDAMTSKREYRDAMCPFTVIENFEREGIEKFDPNVIMTFLTNIVNTFISNRVLLSNGKSGEIIFINPDHLSKPVIKCGLEFVDLSSQKELSIISVV from the coding sequence ATGAAACTATTATCTGTAGATAAACTTGAACCTGGTTTTGTTGTATCTGAAAATATCTATACTATAGACGATCGTCTCGTTCTGCCTAAAGGCACGGTCCTTGATGAGAAGGACATTGCCAGAATAAAGGCCTATTCCCTTTACAATATTTTTGTTGAAGATAAGAAAATGGATGTGGAGCCTAAAAAAGAAGCTTCACAGGATGATCTTTCTTATGCGGAAAAACTCAGGCAGACAGAAGAGTTCATAAAGTTTAAACAGCACATCGAGGAGAATGCGGAGAAGCTTGAAGAATCCTTCAGAATGATTGCCAATGGTACGATGCAGCTCGATATTGATAAACTGACTGAGCCTGTATACCACCTCTTTGTTGAAGCAGGAGGTACAGCAGGCATTTTTGACATGCTACATAACCTGAGAGATAGCAGTGATGCTGTATATATGCATTCGCTGAATGTTTCGCTGATCAGCAATACAATTGCTTCCTGGATGAGACTCTCAAACGATGAGATTCAGCTTGCTACGGCGGGCGGACTCATTCATGATATAGGCAAAATGATGATGCCGCCTGAGCTTGTAAATAAGACGACACCTCTTACGGAATATGAGAAAAAGGCCATGAGAGAGCATGTTGTAAAGGGATATGATCTTGTTAAGGATAAGGATATCGATACTCATATCAAAAACTGTGTTCTCATGCATCATGAGCATCGTGATGGTTCCGGATATCCGCTTGGACTCAAAAACGGTAAGATTGACCCTATTGCCTCAATTGTTATTGTTGCTAATGCATATGATGCCATGACTTCTAAGAGAGAGTACAGGGATGCTATGTGCCCGTTTACTGTTATTGAGAATTTTGAAAGAGAAGGAATTGAAAAATTTGATCCAAATGTCATCATGACATTTTTAACTAATATCGTTAATACTTTTATTTCTAATCGTGTGCTTCTAAGTAACGGTAAGTCCGGAGAAATTATTTTTATTAATCCGGACCACCTTTCCAAACCTGTAATTAAGTGCGGTCTGGAGTTTGTAGACTTGTCATCTCAAAAAGAACTATCCATTATTTCTGTCGTTTAA
- a CDS encoding NUDIX hydrolase — protein sequence MSNKNDNLEWKEVKVDHVCQDAWIDFRRCDYELPNGEVIGPVYNYSKHSFSIVVATDENGDFICVRQYRHGIDEITTEFPAGGIEYKEKSNVPYITYDNIIATEDEAFEAAKRELQEETGYVSDDWKHLMTVPANATLSNSRVHIYSAINCRKVSDQELDETEFLYVKNLPEEDLLNRIHGGDFKQSLHILAYYLFKENQK from the coding sequence GTGTCAAATAAAAATGATAATCTGGAATGGAAAGAAGTTAAGGTTGACCATGTGTGCCAGGATGCCTGGATTGATTTTAGAAGGTGCGACTATGAACTTCCAAACGGAGAAGTAATAGGGCCTGTTTATAATTATTCCAAGCATAGTTTTTCTATAGTTGTTGCAACTGATGAAAATGGGGATTTTATATGCGTTAGACAGTATAGACACGGGATAGATGAAATAACTACAGAGTTTCCGGCCGGCGGAATTGAATACAAGGAAAAGAGTAATGTCCCTTATATAACCTATGACAATATAATAGCTACAGAGGATGAAGCTTTTGAAGCAGCAAAGAGAGAATTGCAGGAAGAAACCGGATATGTGTCTGATGACTGGAAACATCTTATGACAGTTCCTGCAAATGCAACATTATCAAATAGCAGAGTTCATATTTATTCTGCCATAAACTGCAGAAAGGTATCTGACCAGGAACTTGATGAAACAGAATTTCTCTATGTTAAAAATCTTCCGGAAGAAGATCTTTTAAACAGAATTCATGGAGGAGATTTCAAACAGTCACTCCATATACTTGCATATTATTTGTTCAAAGAAAATCAGAAATGA
- the polA gene encoding DNA polymerase I, with product MDKLIVNLSEYIRNAYYSMPVFTNADDRVVSGAYGALFKIINSARNENAELIEIVFPADMSDNSSTNNNALADQTVLLTDSIREAIGEAVTDMESGFSFSVNDNVLNALSDKLAALSPTGQVKAAPSFNLSMRSTSDLGEVDELFRKASDCGPGDKNNYVAFYILTDTVNKDDTKYKEILGMSVCFNENEAIYIPVENFITADYLGKKLSELSNSVSLVTFDIKESYRVFTPFEVSDRDYGYSCKGEHTEDYKSKPRCFDDLIAAYLVNPNKNDYEVSDVAKEYLGLSLEKKIDLFGKKSIREADDKSVVQYACKCAFVCFKAEPLICKKLEKLQMLDLFYNIEMPLSYVLYSMEKEGIIARRDELKAYGDKLQIRISELEKSIYEAAGVEFNINSPKQLGEILFERLGLPAEKKTKSGYSTAADVLEKLAPDYPIVADILEYRGLAKLKSTYADGLAAYIEEDGRIHTSFNQTITATGRISSTEPNLQNIPMRTELGRLIRKVFVPKEDHVFADADYSQIELRILAHMSEDQELIAAYHEGKDIHGITASKVFHVPFEEVTPLQRRNAKAVNFGIVYGISSFGLSQDLSISVKEAKEYMDKYFETYPGVKAYQERVIADAKEKGYSLTMFGRRRPIPELKASNYMMRQFGERVAMNAPIQGTAADIMKIAMINVYFRLKKEKLVSKLILQIHDELVIETLKDEEEKVTALLTQEMERAADLSVPLLAECHSGTDWYEAK from the coding sequence TTGGATAAATTGATTGTAAATCTGTCTGAATATATCAGAAATGCTTACTATAGCATGCCTGTTTTTACAAATGCTGATGATAGGGTAGTAAGCGGAGCCTATGGTGCTCTTTTTAAGATTATTAATTCTGCAAGAAATGAGAATGCAGAATTAATAGAAATAGTATTTCCTGCAGATATGTCAGATAATTCGAGCACAAATAATAATGCTCTTGCAGATCAGACAGTTCTGCTTACAGATTCGATAAGAGAAGCTATTGGAGAAGCCGTTACAGATATGGAAAGCGGATTCTCTTTTTCTGTTAATGACAATGTGCTTAATGCCTTGTCTGATAAACTGGCCGCTTTGTCACCGACAGGCCAGGTCAAGGCTGCACCTTCGTTTAACCTTTCCATGAGATCGACATCAGATCTTGGAGAGGTCGATGAGTTATTCAGGAAAGCCTCTGATTGTGGCCCCGGCGATAAGAACAATTACGTAGCATTTTATATACTTACAGATACAGTTAACAAAGATGACACCAAGTACAAAGAAATACTTGGAATGTCTGTATGCTTTAATGAAAATGAGGCTATTTATATACCTGTAGAGAATTTTATTACTGCAGATTATCTTGGAAAAAAGTTATCGGAGTTAAGTAACAGTGTCAGCCTTGTGACATTTGACATCAAGGAGAGCTACAGAGTATTTACTCCATTTGAAGTTTCGGATAGAGATTATGGATACTCTTGTAAAGGCGAGCACACAGAGGATTATAAGAGTAAACCAAGATGCTTTGATGATCTGATCGCTGCATATCTGGTTAATCCAAACAAAAATGACTATGAGGTATCAGATGTTGCCAAGGAATACCTTGGTCTTTCTCTTGAGAAAAAGATTGATCTATTTGGGAAAAAGAGCATAAGAGAGGCAGATGATAAGAGTGTTGTGCAATACGCATGCAAATGTGCCTTTGTATGCTTTAAGGCAGAGCCGCTTATCTGCAAGAAACTGGAAAAATTGCAGATGCTGGATCTATTTTACAATATAGAGATGCCGCTTTCCTATGTTCTGTATTCAATGGAAAAAGAGGGAATCATAGCCAGAAGAGACGAACTAAAAGCTTATGGAGATAAACTTCAGATAAGGATAAGCGAACTTGAGAAGTCTATTTATGAGGCTGCCGGCGTTGAATTTAATATAAACTCGCCTAAACAGCTTGGAGAAATATTGTTTGAGAGACTTGGTCTTCCTGCGGAAAAGAAAACTAAGTCAGGATATTCGACAGCAGCAGATGTTCTTGAAAAACTGGCACCGGACTATCCGATTGTCGCAGATATTCTGGAATACAGAGGACTTGCCAAATTAAAGTCTACATACGCAGATGGTCTTGCTGCCTATATTGAGGAGGACGGCAGAATACATACAAGCTTTAATCAGACTATTACTGCTACAGGACGTATCAGTTCTACCGAGCCTAACCTTCAGAATATTCCTATGAGAACGGAACTTGGAAGGCTTATTCGTAAGGTATTTGTTCCTAAAGAGGATCATGTATTTGCTGATGCGGACTATTCACAGATTGAGCTTAGAATTCTTGCTCATATGTCTGAGGATCAGGAGCTGATAGCAGCATACCATGAGGGCAAAGATATTCATGGAATAACAGCGTCCAAAGTGTTCCATGTACCTTTTGAAGAAGTTACACCTCTTCAGAGAAGAAATGCCAAGGCAGTTAACTTTGGAATTGTTTATGGAATCAGCTCTTTTGGCCTTTCTCAGGATCTGTCCATCTCTGTTAAGGAAGCAAAGGAATACATGGATAAGTATTTTGAGACATATCCGGGAGTTAAGGCTTATCAGGAGAGAGTGATAGCTGACGCCAAGGAGAAGGGATACTCCCTTACCATGTTTGGAAGACGCAGACCAATTCCGGAACTTAAGGCTAGTAACTATATGATGAGACAGTTTGGAGAAAGAGTTGCAATGAATGCTCCGATTCAGGGTACAGCTGCAGACATCATGAAGATAGCTATGATAAATGTTTATTTCAGACTCAAAAAAGAAAAGCTTGTATCAAAACTGATTCTTCAGATTCACGACGAACTTGTCATTGAAACTTTGAAAGATGAAGAAGAGAAGGTTACAGCTCTTTTGACACAGGAGATGGAAAGAGCGGCTGATCTGTCTGTTCCGCTTCTTGCAGAGTGCCACTCAGGAACTGACTGGTATGAGGCTAAGTAA
- the coaE gene encoding dephospho-CoA kinase (Dephospho-CoA kinase (CoaE) performs the final step in coenzyme A biosynthesis.), whose protein sequence is MDKEINKVYPGKTNIIGITGGVGAGKSTVLGYIGEHYNCRIILSDDVANDIKKKGYPAYDKLVELLGEGILGADGEIDRGKMASAIFNNKNMLKNVNNILHPAVNTFIINIIEDEKARGELDFVFVEAALLIENGYDKIADELWYVYASENVRRQRLRSSRGYSDEKITDILGKQLDDATFRKHCQFVIDNSGSLQEAAAQIDQRLSEFETR, encoded by the coding sequence ATGGATAAAGAGATTAATAAAGTATATCCGGGGAAAACTAATATTATTGGTATAACCGGAGGAGTAGGAGCAGGAAAGAGTACTGTCCTTGGATATATAGGAGAGCACTACAACTGTCGCATTATTCTATCTGATGATGTTGCCAATGATATCAAGAAAAAGGGATATCCGGCCTATGATAAGCTTGTTGAGCTGTTGGGCGAAGGCATATTGGGGGCTGATGGAGAAATAGACAGGGGCAAGATGGCATCAGCTATATTCAATAATAAAAATATGCTAAAAAATGTTAATAATATTTTGCATCCTGCAGTAAATACATTTATTATTAATATTATAGAGGACGAGAAGGCTCGCGGTGAACTTGATTTTGTTTTTGTTGAAGCAGCTCTTTTAATAGAGAATGGATATGACAAGATAGCTGATGAACTCTGGTATGTATATGCATCGGAGAATGTCAGACGTCAGAGGCTTCGTTCGTCAAGAGGATATTCGGATGAGAAGATAACGGATATCCTTGGTAAGCAGCTTGATGATGCTACTTTCAGGAAGCATTGTCAATTTGTGATCGACAACAGTGGGAGTCTGCAGGAAGCTGCAGCTCAGATTGACCAAAGACTTTCAGAATTTGAGACTAGATAA
- a CDS encoding glycoside-pentoside-hexuronide (GPH):cation symporter, which translates to MKLSGAAKVSYGLGAVGKDMVYMLSASYVLYYFQDILGVSAAAMGVILMVARVFDAFNDPIMGAVVAKTKTKWGKFRPWLLIGTITNAIVLYMMFTAPPTLDGGGLVAYAAVTYILWGVTYTMMDIPYWSMIPAFTEGGKEREGLTTLARSCAGVGSAIITIVTVMSVSALGHMIGGTDISDREVERIGFSYFSLAIAILFVLFTVICCINVKEKSTVDMKSATVGEMFRALISNDQAMAVVVAIVIVNCSIYITSNLVIYFFKYDFGGAGWRGDYTLFSTFGGGIQILAMMFLYPLLRKFFTSIKIYFISMGMAITGYILLLVLASTSINVVYLLFVPGFFIFAANGMLSVITTVFLANTVDYGELKNNRRDESVIFSMQTFVVKLASGVSAFIAALALQILALSNDTAEGATEIDYSLGVEAAQKMGLRMTMTIIPIIGLVFAIGWFRKKYILTDEKLQEISVELVQRKTKGM; encoded by the coding sequence ATGAAATTATCTGGAGCAGCTAAAGTTTCCTACGGACTTGGGGCTGTGGGCAAGGATATGGTGTATATGCTATCTGCATCATATGTCCTTTATTATTTCCAGGATATTCTGGGAGTAAGTGCTGCAGCAATGGGCGTGATCCTCATGGTGGCCCGTGTGTTTGATGCTTTTAATGATCCTATTATGGGAGCTGTTGTAGCCAAGACCAAGACTAAATGGGGAAAGTTCAGACCTTGGCTATTGATTGGAACAATCACAAACGCAATTGTTTTGTATATGATGTTTACAGCTCCTCCAACTCTTGATGGTGGTGGTCTTGTTGCTTATGCAGCTGTAACATATATCTTATGGGGTGTTACATATACAATGATGGATATTCCATACTGGTCAATGATTCCTGCTTTTACAGAGGGCGGTAAGGAAAGAGAAGGCCTTACAACTCTTGCTCGTTCATGTGCAGGTGTTGGTTCAGCTATAATTACCATCGTAACAGTTATGTCTGTATCAGCCCTTGGCCACATGATTGGTGGTACAGATATTTCAGACAGAGAAGTAGAAAGAATCGGATTTTCTTACTTTTCACTTGCTATTGCAATTCTCTTTGTTTTGTTTACAGTTATCTGCTGTATCAATGTTAAAGAGAAGTCTACGGTTGATATGAAATCTGCTACTGTAGGCGAGATGTTCAGAGCACTTATTTCAAACGATCAGGCTATGGCTGTAGTTGTAGCAATTGTAATTGTTAACTGCTCAATCTACATCACATCAAACCTTGTAATCTACTTCTTTAAATATGACTTTGGCGGAGCAGGATGGAGAGGCGATTATACTCTGTTTTCAACCTTTGGCGGTGGAATCCAGATTCTGGCTATGATGTTCCTGTACCCATTACTTAGAAAATTCTTTACATCAATCAAGATTTATTTTATAAGCATGGGAATGGCTATAACAGGGTACATTTTGCTTTTGGTACTTGCATCAACATCAATTAACGTTGTATATTTATTATTCGTTCCGGGATTCTTTATCTTTGCTGCTAATGGAATGCTATCAGTTATTACTACAGTATTTCTTGCAAATACTGTTGATTACGGTGAGCTTAAGAACAACAGACGTGATGAGTCGGTTATTTTCTCTATGCAGACTTTTGTAGTTAAGCTGGCATCAGGTGTATCTGCTTTTATAGCAGCGCTGGCACTTCAGATACTTGCTCTTTCTAATGATACTGCAGAAGGTGCTACTGAGATCGACTACTCACTTGGAGTTGAAGCTGCGCAGAAGATGGGACTTAGAATGACAATGACTATCATTCCTATAATTGGACTTGTTTTTGCGATTGGATGGTTCAGGAAAAAATATATACTGACAGATGAAAAGCTTCAGGAAATCTCAGTTGAACTAGTTCAGAGGAAAACAAAAGGCATGTGA
- a CDS encoding DUF6937 domain-containing protein: MDRSRIIFGNKISDKDYKSALKSKKNYISKFGDDSAKDYKIKVTDNKIIGPLLGVKNIVVSSEGQTEGEMDTEKGIIVGNIRMGFGHYRISMAMASYARHLGYTPYWMDLNSYPETTCTKVIGHQNDLYSLGSRLSKNPIFNKLVWEPTNYEGFRALTYNAKDQKNAELMAPVYKNVPKNIPVIATHVWPAQAAIHAGMKHVVNAIPDNWPMALHLSEGSLHTIQCRNAYMGYRILNGMNKKKVCKPMPQEDLVYTGHYIDYELVSNIEKDCAARLERKNNGKAMRFLLTIGGAGAQKEIFAEIIKYLIPYIKENKALLYVNVGDYRNVWDQLMTEIPEMAALSTGHMDNWEDTLAFTEKALDPDVEIRGIHGFYHKDIFEAVYTTNLLMRSCDVLVTKPSELAFYPVPKLFIKRVGKHEMWGAIHSAEIGDGTLECRDIPHTIQMLDQFLNTRLLDEMCEAIILNKNMGIYDGAKKVVELAMMLKEGDK, encoded by the coding sequence ATGGACAGATCAAGAATAATTTTTGGCAATAAGATTAGTGACAAGGATTATAAGAGTGCACTTAAATCCAAGAAAAATTACATCAGCAAATTTGGTGACGATTCTGCTAAAGATTATAAGATAAAAGTAACTGACAATAAGATAATAGGGCCACTTCTTGGCGTTAAGAATATAGTAGTGAGTTCAGAAGGCCAAACAGAAGGAGAGATGGACACCGAAAAGGGAATTATTGTCGGCAACATCAGAATGGGCTTTGGACATTACAGAATATCAATGGCTATGGCATCTTATGCAAGACATCTGGGTTACACACCATACTGGATGGACTTAAACTCCTATCCAGAAACTACATGTACCAAGGTTATCGGCCATCAGAATGACCTTTATTCTCTTGGATCAAGACTTTCCAAGAACCCAATATTTAATAAACTCGTGTGGGAGCCCACTAACTACGAGGGCTTTAGAGCACTTACATATAATGCCAAGGATCAGAAGAATGCAGAGCTTATGGCTCCAGTATACAAGAATGTTCCCAAGAATATTCCAGTCATCGCAACACATGTATGGCCTGCGCAGGCAGCTATCCATGCCGGAATGAAGCATGTTGTAAATGCTATCCCGGATAACTGGCCTATGGCACTCCATCTTTCTGAGGGAAGCCTTCATACGATCCAGTGCAGGAATGCATATATGGGATACCGTATTCTCAATGGAATGAACAAAAAGAAGGTGTGCAAGCCTATGCCACAAGAAGACCTTGTTTACACAGGTCACTATATCGACTATGAGCTTGTCAGCAATATAGAAAAAGACTGTGCGGCCAGACTTGAGAGGAAGAATAATGGCAAGGCTATGAGATTTCTTCTTACAATTGGAGGAGCTGGAGCACAGAAGGAGATTTTTGCCGAGATCATCAAATACCTTATTCCATATATCAAGGAGAATAAGGCTCTTCTGTACGTGAACGTAGGTGATTACAGAAACGTGTGGGATCAGCTTATGACCGAGATTCCAGAGATGGCAGCTCTTTCTACAGGCCATATGGACAATTGGGAAGATACACTTGCATTTACGGAAAAAGCACTTGATCCTGATGTAGAGATAAGAGGCATTCACGGATTCTATCACAAGGATATTTTTGAGGCAGTATATACAACCAACCTTCTTATGAGAAGCTGTGACGTACTTGTTACCAAGCCAAGTGAACTTGCGTTTTATCCTGTTCCTAAGCTTTTCATCAAGAGAGTTGGTAAGCACGAGATGTGGGGAGCAATACATTCCGCTGAGATCGGTGATGGCACACTCGAGTGCAGAGATATTCCACATACAATTCAGATGCTGGATCAGTTTCTTAATACCAGATTACTGGATGAAATGTGTGAAGCAATTATTCTGAACAAGAATATGGGGATTTATGATGGGGCGAAAAAAGTAGTAGAGCTCGCAATGATGCTCAAGGAGGGTGACAAATAA
- a CDS encoding MFS transporter, with protein sequence MKQLKPITNKLLWIFALGQFGWSLLSGVVSNWMVYYYTGSPDAQNPNTGLFASGITQEPILFKLTLFGLVLAAGRIFDAITDPLIAGWSDRSAYKGGRRIPFMRVMAIPFSLCTIALFTIPQTSSVGLNDTLLFILLMVFYLFMTMFCTPYNALIAELGDTQQHRINVSTFISFTFIVGQSISFLLPNVAGALEPSVGQYNSIRFAVAIMSAIACLAMLFPAFYIKERDYIESKPSETKPFTSLIKTFSNVQFRHFVYSDVIYFFALTLFQTGLAFYETKLMGIPDTMTFTLTATMTAISVCLYPVVNILAKKIGKKSLIIIGFFAYSVVFAITSICGEGVHWGFIVAITAAVPMAILGILPQACVADVAELTRLETGEDRSGMFFAARTFAFKMGQALAMVVFTSLTVSKTPQSYRTTAIFAFVTCFIGAVIFFRYNEKQILKSIEEHKH encoded by the coding sequence ATGAAACAGTTAAAGCCTATTACTAATAAGCTTTTATGGATTTTTGCACTTGGACAGTTTGGATGGAGCCTGCTATCAGGCGTTGTCTCAAACTGGATGGTATATTACTATACAGGAAGCCCTGATGCGCAGAACCCTAATACAGGATTATTTGCATCAGGAATTACTCAGGAACCTATTTTATTCAAACTTACCCTCTTTGGTCTTGTTCTTGCAGCAGGAAGAATTTTTGATGCAATAACAGATCCTCTTATCGCCGGCTGGTCAGACAGGAGTGCTTACAAGGGCGGAAGAAGAATTCCTTTTATGCGTGTAATGGCTATTCCTTTTTCTCTTTGTACTATAGCTCTTTTTACAATTCCGCAGACTTCAAGTGTAGGACTTAATGATACCTTGCTATTCATATTACTGATGGTATTTTACCTGTTCATGACAATGTTCTGTACTCCATACAATGCGCTCATTGCAGAGCTTGGTGATACTCAGCAGCACAGAATAAATGTATCTACATTTATCTCTTTTACATTTATTGTTGGACAGAGTATTTCATTCCTTCTTCCTAATGTGGCAGGAGCTCTTGAGCCATCAGTTGGGCAGTATAATTCAATTAGATTTGCAGTTGCCATAATGTCTGCAATTGCATGTCTTGCAATGCTGTTCCCTGCCTTTTATATCAAGGAGAGAGACTATATTGAGTCCAAGCCAAGTGAGACCAAACCTTTTACTTCACTTATCAAAACATTTTCAAATGTTCAGTTCAGACACTTTGTTTACAGTGATGTTATTTATTTCTTTGCACTTACATTGTTCCAGACAGGACTTGCATTTTATGAGACCAAGCTCATGGGAATTCCGGATACAATGACCTTTACATTGACAGCAACCATGACAGCTATAAGTGTATGTCTGTATCCTGTTGTAAATATCCTTGCCAAGAAAATAGGCAAAAAGAGCCTCATTATCATCGGATTCTTTGCCTATAGCGTTGTATTTGCTATCACATCGATCTGCGGCGAGGGTGTACACTGGGGCTTTATTGTAGCTATAACAGCTGCGGTACCTATGGCAATCCTCGGAATACTTCCTCAGGCCTGCGTAGCGGATGTTGCAGAACTTACAAGGCTTGAAACAGGAGAAGATAGAAGTGGTATGTTCTTTGCAGCCCGCACCTTTGCTTTCAAGATGGGACAGGCTCTTGCTATGGTAGTTTTCACATCCCTTACAGTATCTAAAACACCTCAGAGCTACAGAACAACTGCAATCTTCGCCTTTGTAACATGCTTCATCGGAGCAGTCATCTTCTTTAGATACAACGAGAAGCAAATCCTCAAATCTATCGAAGAGCACAAGCATTAA
- a CDS encoding potassium channel family protein: MKKSIAVLGLGKYGSSLAQALYDLGEDVLVVDKNENLIRDMSSKVTSAVCANLDNEDEVAALGLQNYDIAITCMGGNLSASILCVSIAKEKGVPVVIAKASSDRMKKILKRVGVDKIICPEEDGGVRSARILTSQYIKDYFEIDDNLCMIEIQPKKAWVGKNLIELNLRKKFNMNVAGIKTNGGNWAYIDPTREITEDNLLMVIIEKDDINKWR; encoded by the coding sequence ATGAAAAAATCAATAGCTGTACTTGGACTTGGTAAATATGGGAGCAGTCTTGCACAGGCTCTTTATGACCTTGGAGAGGATGTTCTTGTTGTAGATAAAAATGAGAATCTGATCAGGGATATGTCCAGTAAGGTTACATCTGCGGTCTGTGCTAACCTTGATAATGAAGATGAAGTGGCAGCACTTGGACTTCAGAACTATGATATTGCAATTACCTGTATGGGAGGAAATCTTTCTGCAAGTATCCTCTGCGTTTCTATTGCCAAAGAAAAAGGTGTTCCCGTGGTAATAGCCAAGGCATCATCAGATAGAATGAAGAAGATCCTCAAAAGAGTAGGAGTGGACAAAATCATATGCCCGGAAGAGGATGGAGGCGTTCGTTCAGCCAGAATCCTGACTTCTCAGTATATCAAGGACTATTTTGAAATTGATGATAACCTTTGTATGATTGAAATTCAGCCCAAGAAAGCCTGGGTTGGCAAGAATCTGATAGAGCTTAATCTTCGCAAAAAGTTCAACATGAACGTGGCAGGAATTAAAACAAACGGAGGAAACTGGGCATATATTGATCCTACAAGGGAAATAACCGAGGATAATCTGCTTATGGTCATTATAGAAAAAGATGACATCAATAAGTGGAGATGA